The following coding sequences lie in one Lolium perenne isolate Kyuss_39 chromosome 2, Kyuss_2.0, whole genome shotgun sequence genomic window:
- the LOC127333652 gene encoding thioredoxin-like protein CDSP32, chloroplastic, whose product MASTASFLATLASSTATASLSATPVSGGSSKVRFLPATAQRRRAVVLRAAVSGAEKEKAKPSESGDKGGKDARVVQVHSAEELDSALQAAKNRLVVVEFAASHSVNSSRIYPCMVELSRTCGDVDFLLVMGDESDATRELCQREGITQVPHFSFYKGTEKVHEEEGIGPDQLAGDVLYYGDNHAAVVQLHNRADVEALMAENSGEDGKLLVLDVGLKHCGPCVKVYPTVVKLSRTMADTAVFARMNGDENDACMEFLKDMEVVEVPTFLFIRDNKIVGRYVGSGKGELIGEILRYQGVRVTY is encoded by the coding sequence ATGGCCTCCACCGCGAGCTTCTTGGCCACCCTGGCCAGCTCCACCGCCACAGCCAGCCTGAGCGCCACGCCTGTCAGTGGCGGCAGCAGCAAGGTCAGGTTCCTGCCGGCGACGGCGCAGAGGCGGCGCGCGGTGGTGCTGCGGGCGGCGGTATCCGGCGCGGAGAAAGAGAAGGCGAAGCCGTCCGAGTCCGGCGACAAGGGTGGTAAGGACGCGCGCGTGGTGCAGGTACACAGCGCAGAGGAGCTGGACAGCGCGCTGCAGGCGGCCAAGAACCGTCTGGTGGTGGTTGAGTTCGCGGCGAGCCACAGCGTGAACAGCAGCCGCATCTACCCGTGCATGGTGGAGCTGAGCCGCACCTGCGGCGACGTGGACTTCCTGCTGGTGATGGGCGACGAGTCGGATGCGACGCGGGAGCTGTGCCAGCGGGAGGGCATCACCCAGGTGCCGCACTTCTCCTTCTACAAGGGCACCGAGAAGGTGCACGAGGAGGAAGGGATCGGGCCCGACCAGCTGGCCGGCGACGTGCTCTACTACGGCGACAACCACGCCGCCGTGGTGCAGCTGCACAACCGGGCGGACGTGGAGGCGCTCATGGCGGAGAACAGCGGCGAGGACGGGAAGCTGCTGGTGCTTGACGTCGGGCTCAAGCATTGCGGGCCGTGCGTGAAGGTGTACCCAACCGTGGTGAAGCTGTCGCGGACCATGGCGGACACCGCCGTGTTCGCGCGCATGAACGGCGACGAGAACGACGCCTGCATGGAGTTCCTCAAGGACATGGAGGTCGTGGAGGTGCCCACCTTCCTGTTCATCAGGGACAACAAGATCGTCGGCCGGTACGTTGGCTCCGGCAAGGGGGAGCTCATCGGAGAGATCCTCAGATACCAGGGCGTCAGGGTCACATACTGA
- the LOC127333653 gene encoding uncharacterized protein codes for MFVLSQIEHDLPMPPALLSRPLVDAIKAELERLFLDKVVANLGLCVSVYDIIGVEGGFIFPGEGCSTYKVSFRLLMFRPFTGEILVGKISGYDDKGLQVSLDFFSDICIPAHLMQCGTERGEDGRWIWKTNGDELYLDIDDEIRFLVSSIKYPPIPVEQNEDDKPFAPMQINGSINGDGLGLLAWWAAGEEEEEEEAEGEEEQ; via the exons ATGTTCGTTCTGAGCCAGATTGAGCACGACCTGCCAATGCCTCCAGCCTTGCTGAGTCGCCCCCTCGTCGACGCCATCAAGGCCGAGCTTGAGAGGCTCTTCCTGGATAAG GTGGTCGCAAATCTTGGGCTCTGTGTGTCTGTCTACGACATCATCGGCGTCGAAGGTGGATTCATCTTTCCAGGAGAGGGCTGCTCCACATATAAA GTTTCCTTTAGGTTGTTGATGTTCAGGCCGTTTACCGGAGAGATTCTTGTTGGGAAGATCAGTGGATATGATGATAAAGGTTTACAAG tttcacttgactttttcAGCGATATATGCATTCCAGCACACTTGATGCAATGTGGCACAGAGAG GGGGGAAGATGGCAGGTGGATATGGAAGACAAATGgtgatgaactttatcttgatatAGATGATGAG ATACGTTTTTTGGTATCTAGCATAAAGTACCCACCAATACCAGTTGAGCAAAATGAGGATGACAAGCCATTTGCTCCAATGCAGATCAAT GGGAGTATTAATGGGGATGGTCTGGGCCTTCTTGCTTGGTGGGCAGCaggtgaagaagaggaagaggaagaagcagAGGGCGAGGAAGAGCAATAG